A genomic segment from Syntrophotalea acetylenivorans encodes:
- a CDS encoding MAPEG family protein, which yields MHVTPFYAALLVLVFLRLSMRTIKLRRQLKIAIGAGGNPTMHRAMRVHGNFAEYVPLSLLLIFLFELQGAHFLLIHLFGACLLLGRLAHAHGVSREKEDYRYRVYGMLMTFTVLAGSAVGVLVLYVVELIG from the coding sequence ATGCATGTGACGCCTTTTTACGCTGCCCTTTTGGTCCTGGTATTTTTGCGACTCAGCATGCGCACCATCAAACTGCGCCGCCAGCTGAAAATCGCCATCGGCGCCGGCGGCAATCCGACGATGCACCGGGCCATGCGGGTTCACGGAAATTTCGCCGAATACGTGCCCCTTTCTCTGTTATTGATCTTTTTGTTCGAACTGCAGGGAGCGCATTTTCTTCTCATCCATCTTTTCGGTGCCTGCCTGCTGCTGGGGCGGCTCGCTCATGCACACGGCGTCAGCCGGGAAAAGGAGGATTACCGCTATCGGGTGTATGGCATGCTCATGACCTTCACTGTCCTGGCAGGTTCTGCAGTTGGTGTGCTGGTGCTTTATGTTGTGGAGTTGATAGGCTGA
- a CDS encoding O-acetyl-ADP-ribose deacetylase — translation MERNAEENILQRIELHWTDITSLEVDAIVNAANASLSGGAGVDGAIHWAAGSGLAEECRHLGGCPTGEARLTRGYRLPARYVIHTVGPVYGLDLKPEELLASCYRRSLQLAAEHNIRSIAFPAISCGVYRFPVKKACAIALRTIHDFLQQCDVIEKVILAVYSAAHYEVYKEQLDRLRQGTL, via the coding sequence ATGGAACGCAATGCAGAGGAAAACATACTTCAGCGTATCGAATTACACTGGACCGACATCACCAGCCTGGAAGTCGACGCCATCGTCAACGCCGCCAATGCCTCCCTGTCCGGCGGTGCCGGGGTCGACGGGGCTATACACTGGGCGGCCGGTTCCGGACTGGCGGAGGAATGCCGACACCTGGGCGGCTGCCCTACCGGCGAAGCCCGCCTCACCAGGGGCTATCGGCTACCCGCCCGCTACGTCATTCACACCGTCGGCCCGGTCTACGGCCTCGATCTCAAACCGGAAGAGTTGCTCGCCTCCTGCTACCGCCGCAGCCTGCAGCTGGCAGCAGAGCACAACATCCGCAGCATCGCCTTTCCGGCCATCAGCTGCGGGGTCTACCGCTTCCCGGTGAAGAAGGCCTGCGCCATCGCCCTGCGCACTATTCACGACTTTCTGCAGCAATGCGACGTCATTGAAAAAGTCATTCTGGCGGTCTACTCAGCGGCCCATTATGAAGTGTACAAGGAACAGCTTGATCGGCTGCGCCAGGGGACCCTGTAA
- a CDS encoding NAD-dependent epimerase/dehydratase family protein, which produces MPLRPNILVIGGSYFVGRVFIEKLLALNKYNIYALNRGTLPMRLEGVTHLCCDRNDEDLLRKVVPDVPWQAVIDFCAYTPKDIEKTFKALSSHTLTQYIYISTASVYAPSSQQPIDELGATLIASQPQLGSAADYGFHKRLAELAVIEQCGMRNIAYTIVRPTFIFGKYNYAPRESYFFEEILKHNVVVIPDHEPPARFSFVSVWDVAFITAACIDNPTAYGEIFNASGDEVLSYSSLVECFKQVTGVNFTVKVLPISEIEAQRIPLPFPLDEDLLYSGQRSKQLLNYSYFPFQKAMQETYRLYRVGAGLG; this is translated from the coding sequence ATGCCTCTTCGACCGAATATTCTTGTTATCGGTGGCAGCTATTTTGTGGGTCGTGTTTTTATTGAAAAACTTCTGGCACTGAACAAATATAATATCTATGCACTTAACCGCGGGACCCTCCCTATGCGGCTGGAAGGCGTCACCCACCTGTGCTGCGATCGTAACGATGAAGACCTGCTTCGCAAGGTGGTTCCCGATGTGCCCTGGCAGGCGGTGATTGATTTTTGCGCCTACACGCCGAAAGACATAGAAAAAACCTTTAAGGCACTTTCCAGTCACACGCTGACCCAATACATCTATATCAGTACCGCTTCGGTTTACGCACCTTCTTCTCAGCAGCCCATTGACGAATTGGGCGCAACCCTCATCGCCAGCCAACCGCAACTGGGCTCGGCCGCCGACTACGGTTTTCACAAGCGGTTGGCTGAGTTGGCGGTGATCGAGCAGTGTGGCATGCGAAATATCGCCTATACCATCGTGCGCCCCACCTTCATCTTCGGTAAATACAACTATGCACCGCGCGAGAGCTATTTCTTCGAAGAGATTCTGAAGCACAATGTGGTGGTGATTCCCGATCACGAACCCCCGGCGCGGTTTAGTTTTGTCTCGGTATGGGATGTGGCGTTTATCACTGCCGCCTGCATTGACAACCCGACGGCTTACGGAGAGATTTTCAATGCTTCCGGCGATGAAGTGTTGTCCTACTCGTCGCTGGTCGAATGCTTCAAACAGGTTACTGGTGTCAATTTTACTGTCAAAGTGTTGCCCATTTCTGAGATAGAGGCGCAGAGAATTCCTCTACCGTTCCCCTTAGACGAGGATTTGCTCTATTCCGGCCAACGCAGCAAACAGTTGTTGAATTATAGCTACTTTCCATTCCAGAAGGCCATGCAGGAAACTTATCGCCTCTACCGAGTGGGCGCCGGTCTCGGTTAA
- a CDS encoding FprA family A-type flavoprotein: MQASEVTDGIYRLSANIGPEILFEGIWPLPHGASMNSFLVKGEQVAIIDGVCDWDGVPETLYAQFEQLGMRIEDVRYVVINHTEPDHTGWLKSFANIAGNFEVLITAKGAELAKAFYDLDVPLRVVKSGDSVDLGNGKKLVFEEIPNVHWPDTMVTYEPSTGTLFACDAFGTFGAMDDAPYDDQLDEAQLQFYEREGLRYYANIVAKFSIPVCKALEKLQGLDVRIVAPGHGPVWRKDPQRIIRLYERFAAFAKGPAKPKVTLLWGSMYGNTEQALAPLLEGIAAGGVETVVHQVPQSHISDILASVWESTGVALAMPTYEYMMFPPMAEVLDELGRKGIKNKLTLRTGSYGWSGGAQKELDEIIVRHKMNWCFLEPVEFRGAPVADDLQMLRQRGEELARQVKENALADNPN; this comes from the coding sequence ATGCAAGCCAGCGAAGTGACCGACGGTATTTACCGTCTTTCCGCCAACATCGGTCCGGAGATCCTGTTTGAGGGTATCTGGCCGCTGCCCCACGGGGCGTCGATGAACTCCTTCCTGGTCAAGGGAGAGCAGGTGGCTATCATCGACGGTGTCTGCGACTGGGACGGCGTTCCGGAGACCCTCTATGCCCAGTTCGAACAGCTTGGCATGCGCATCGAGGATGTGCGTTACGTGGTGATCAACCATACCGAACCGGATCATACCGGTTGGCTCAAATCCTTCGCCAATATAGCCGGCAATTTCGAAGTGTTGATAACCGCCAAGGGGGCGGAACTGGCTAAAGCCTTTTATGACCTGGATGTGCCGCTGCGGGTGGTCAAGTCTGGTGACAGCGTCGACCTGGGTAACGGAAAGAAGTTGGTCTTCGAGGAGATCCCCAATGTTCACTGGCCCGACACCATGGTGACCTATGAGCCGTCTACCGGCACCCTGTTCGCTTGCGATGCCTTCGGAACCTTCGGTGCCATGGACGACGCACCCTACGATGATCAGCTCGACGAGGCGCAGCTGCAGTTCTACGAAAGGGAAGGGCTGCGCTATTACGCGAATATTGTTGCGAAATTTTCCATTCCCGTGTGCAAGGCCCTGGAAAAGCTTCAGGGGCTCGATGTGCGCATCGTTGCGCCGGGGCACGGGCCGGTGTGGCGCAAGGACCCGCAGCGCATTATTCGCCTCTATGAGCGGTTCGCCGCCTTCGCCAAGGGGCCGGCTAAGCCAAAGGTGACGCTCCTGTGGGGCAGTATGTACGGCAACACCGAGCAGGCTCTGGCTCCGTTGCTGGAAGGCATCGCCGCCGGGGGAGTCGAGACGGTGGTGCACCAGGTGCCGCAGAGTCATATCAGCGACATTCTTGCCTCGGTCTGGGAGTCGACCGGTGTTGCCCTGGCCATGCCGACCTACGAGTACATGATGTTTCCGCCCATGGCCGAAGTTTTGGATGAATTGGGACGCAAAGGGATCAAGAACAAACTGACGTTGCGGACCGGAAGCTACGGCTGGTCAGGCGGTGCGCAGAAAGAGCTGGACGAGATCATCGTCCGGCATAAGATGAATTGGTGTTTCCTGGAGCCGGTGGAATTCCGCGGAGCTCCGGTTGCGGACGATTTGCAAATGCTTCGGCAACGTGGCGAAGAGCTGGCGCGACAAGTCAAGGAAAACGCCCTGGCCGACAACCCGAATTGA
- a CDS encoding ABC-F family ATP-binding cassette domain-containing protein produces the protein MIHLTNISKQYGSQILFLGASFQIPAGTRTGLVGPNGAGKTSVFRLITGEESIDSGEITCAKKTVIGYFSQDVGEMAGRSALAEVMAASARTMELGRQISEMEAAMCEPMADDALATLLERYGEAQEEFEHRGGYDLESRAQTVLTGLGIGPEAYDRPAESFSGGWKMRIALARILTLNPDVLLLDEPTNHLDVESIIWLENWLSEDYKGAVLMTSHDRDFMNRLVSRIIEVGNQTVTTYGGNYDFYLREREIRREQLIASHRRQQEMLAKEEEFIARFAARASHAAQVQSRVKKLEKIERIQLPPEQKTIRFEFAEPPRSGDDVVAMRDLAKAWPTPEGGEHPVFSGISGLIRRGEKIAITGVNGAGKSTFLKVLSGQTEPTSGTATIGANVQLGYFSQHSMDILDPAKTVFETVSEALPMATVGVVRNLCAAFLFQGDDVEKRISILSGGEKSRVVLATLLARPINFLVLDEPTNHLDIVSREILLEALQGFAGTVVLVSHDRHFLRCLVNRVFEVDHGQMLSYEGDYDYYLHKSGREALSEPLPAGQ, from the coding sequence ATGATTCACCTGACCAATATTTCCAAACAGTACGGTTCGCAGATCCTTTTTCTGGGGGCCAGTTTTCAGATTCCCGCCGGCACCCGCACCGGGTTGGTCGGCCCCAACGGAGCCGGAAAGACCTCGGTATTTCGTTTAATTACCGGCGAGGAATCCATCGACAGCGGCGAGATCACTTGTGCAAAGAAGACCGTTATCGGCTATTTTTCCCAGGATGTGGGCGAGATGGCCGGCCGTTCAGCCCTTGCGGAAGTAATGGCCGCCTCGGCCCGCACCATGGAGTTAGGCCGGCAGATCAGTGAGATGGAAGCGGCCATGTGCGAACCGATGGCCGATGACGCCCTGGCAACGCTGCTGGAACGCTACGGCGAGGCTCAGGAGGAATTTGAGCACCGCGGCGGTTACGATCTGGAGAGCCGAGCCCAGACGGTGCTCACCGGTCTTGGCATCGGCCCGGAGGCCTACGACCGGCCGGCGGAATCTTTCAGCGGCGGGTGGAAGATGCGCATCGCCTTGGCCCGCATCCTGACCCTCAATCCTGACGTGTTGCTCCTCGATGAACCGACCAACCATCTTGATGTCGAGTCGATCATCTGGCTGGAAAACTGGCTGTCCGAAGATTACAAGGGCGCGGTACTGATGACCAGTCACGACCGTGACTTCATGAACCGGCTGGTGTCGCGGATCATCGAGGTCGGAAATCAAACCGTCACCACCTACGGCGGTAATTACGACTTTTATCTGCGGGAACGGGAGATCCGCCGTGAGCAGCTTATCGCCAGTCACCGCCGACAGCAGGAGATGCTGGCCAAGGAAGAGGAATTCATCGCCCGCTTCGCCGCCCGCGCCTCCCATGCCGCCCAGGTCCAGTCACGGGTCAAGAAGCTGGAGAAGATCGAGCGCATCCAGCTGCCGCCGGAGCAGAAAACCATCCGCTTCGAATTCGCCGAACCTCCCCGCAGCGGCGACGATGTGGTCGCCATGAGAGATCTGGCCAAGGCCTGGCCAACCCCCGAGGGCGGAGAGCACCCGGTATTCAGCGGTATTTCAGGACTCATTCGACGGGGCGAAAAGATTGCGATTACCGGTGTCAACGGCGCCGGAAAGTCGACCTTTCTCAAGGTATTGTCCGGCCAGACCGAGCCCACTTCCGGCACCGCAACCATCGGCGCTAACGTTCAGCTGGGCTACTTCAGCCAGCATTCCATGGATATCCTCGATCCCGCCAAGACTGTCTTCGAAACGGTCAGCGAGGCCCTTCCCATGGCCACCGTCGGCGTGGTGCGCAACCTATGCGCCGCCTTCCTGTTTCAAGGCGACGATGTGGAGAAACGCATTTCCATCCTCTCCGGCGGCGAAAAGAGCCGGGTGGTTCTGGCCACCCTGCTGGCCCGGCCGATCAACTTTCTGGTCCTCGACGAACCGACCAACCATCTGGATATCGTTTCCCGGGAGATTCTGCTTGAAGCCCTGCAAGGCTTTGCCGGTACCGTGGTACTGGTCAGCCATGACCGCCATTTCCTTCGTTGCCTGGTGAACAGGGTATTCGAGGTTGATCACGGCCAGATGCTGAGCTATGAGGGGGATTACGACTACTACCTGCATAAATCGGGTCGGGAAGCATTATCGGAACCACTCCCTGCAGGCCAATAA
- a CDS encoding DUF2157 domain-containing protein yields the protein MSKRDGITWLYRELPELVRSRVLDETTAERLREHYGPAPRQRRKSLGVVICAALGALLVGLGIILLLAHNWTELSRPQRTLLSFAPLLLGQAVAGWSWLKRRSSIAWCEGAATFLLLAVGASIALVGQTYHISGDLPRFVLVWMLLGVPLVYLLRAALPALLYWPGVTWWCVLGAFDRLPVMFFWLLAALPLPFWWQLVRSGQRRLVAAWMAWMLSLCLAVGLGFSCYSFFEDFWAPLYLSLFAVYFLLFGQLSVPSAVGRPFRLLGSWGTVALLLLLTLKDVWRSFAFNPLLGPGREAWPQYLLLAVLLLAAIGLLTRALASRQWMDTLFGLAPPLVILQLLAGPQRLATGISLILANLYLLFLGGLVLRDGLQSGGLPRINAGLGILSALIAVRFFDSQLPFTVRGVLFILIGLAFLGVNLLVKRREVSV from the coding sequence ATGAGCAAAAGGGACGGGATTACCTGGCTCTACCGCGAACTGCCGGAACTGGTACGCAGCCGGGTACTGGACGAAACGACCGCCGAGCGACTGCGCGAACACTACGGCCCGGCACCACGGCAGCGCCGCAAGTCGTTGGGCGTGGTGATTTGCGCCGCTCTCGGCGCTTTGCTGGTCGGCTTAGGTATCATTCTGCTGCTGGCCCATAACTGGACCGAGCTGTCCAGGCCGCAGCGTACCTTGTTGTCTTTTGCACCGCTGCTCCTCGGTCAGGCGGTTGCCGGTTGGAGCTGGCTCAAGCGCCGCTCGTCAATCGCCTGGTGCGAAGGGGCGGCGACCTTTCTATTGCTGGCCGTCGGCGCCTCCATCGCCCTGGTCGGTCAGACCTATCACATCTCAGGCGACCTGCCGCGTTTTGTGCTGGTGTGGATGCTGCTCGGGGTGCCCCTCGTCTACCTGCTGCGGGCTGCCCTGCCGGCGTTGCTCTACTGGCCCGGGGTGACCTGGTGGTGTGTTTTGGGAGCCTTCGACAGATTGCCGGTGATGTTTTTCTGGCTGTTGGCTGCCCTGCCGCTGCCTTTCTGGTGGCAGCTGGTACGCAGCGGTCAGCGCCGGTTGGTGGCAGCCTGGATGGCCTGGATGTTGAGCCTGTGCCTGGCCGTGGGGCTCGGTTTCAGCTGTTACAGCTTCTTTGAAGACTTCTGGGCCCCCCTCTACCTGAGCCTGTTTGCCGTTTACTTCCTGCTGTTCGGGCAACTGTCGGTCCCTTCGGCAGTAGGCCGTCCTTTTCGTCTGCTTGGCAGTTGGGGGACGGTCGCTCTGTTGCTGCTGTTGACCCTTAAGGACGTCTGGCGGAGTTTTGCTTTTAACCCCCTGCTTGGCCCCGGCCGGGAAGCCTGGCCCCAATACCTACTGCTGGCCGTGCTGTTGCTGGCGGCCATCGGCCTGTTGACCCGCGCCCTGGCTTCTCGGCAGTGGATGGACACCCTGTTCGGCCTGGCGCCGCCGCTGGTTATTTTGCAACTGCTGGCCGGGCCGCAGCGGCTGGCGACCGGCATCAGTCTGATCCTCGCCAACCTCTACCTGCTGTTTCTTGGCGGCTTGGTGTTGCGGGATGGATTGCAGAGTGGCGGACTTCCGCGCATCAACGCCGGCCTCGGCATCCTCAGCGCCCTGATCGCGGTACGGTTCTTCGACAGTCAGCTGCCCTTCACCGTGCGCGGGGTATTGTTCATCCTGATCGGTCTGGCTTTTTTGGGTGTCAATCTGCTGGTAAAACGAAGGGAGGTGAGCGTATGA
- a CDS encoding GDYXXLXY domain-containing protein: MSRLLGLALAILFLLQLAVPASMIAGREMTLRHGKQYRFRTAPVDPYDPFRGRYVSLNLVASRVAHPEGMELARRQRVYALLAVDEEGFAYCRDLAVDPPTTGDYLAARVSWWNKKHVDLKLPFDRYYAEEDMAPEIERAYRSHSRRDKQEAYITVRVRKGNGVLEELYIEDLPVSEYLRRQAG; this comes from the coding sequence ATGAGCCGCCTGCTCGGTTTAGCCCTGGCGATACTTTTTCTGCTGCAACTGGCGGTGCCGGCAAGCATGATCGCCGGCCGGGAAATGACCCTGCGCCACGGGAAACAATACCGTTTTCGTACCGCACCGGTTGATCCCTACGATCCCTTTCGCGGCCGGTATGTGTCTCTCAATCTGGTGGCGAGCCGTGTTGCCCATCCGGAAGGCATGGAATTGGCGAGACGCCAGAGGGTCTATGCTCTGCTAGCGGTCGATGAGGAAGGCTTTGCCTATTGCCGTGACCTTGCTGTCGACCCGCCGACGACAGGAGATTATCTGGCAGCACGCGTCAGCTGGTGGAACAAGAAACACGTGGATTTGAAGTTGCCATTCGACCGCTATTACGCCGAAGAGGATATGGCCCCCGAGATCGAGCGGGCCTACCGTTCTCACAGCCGGCGGGACAAGCAGGAGGCTTACATCACGGTCCGGGTGCGTAAGGGCAATGGGGTATTGGAAGAACTCTATATCGAGGATCTACCGGTGAGCGAATACCTGCGCCGCCAAGCTGGATAA